ACCTCGGGATCCATGGCCGTGGTGCCGACGGTGCGCAGGTGGAACATCAGCACGTCGTCGCCGACGTCGCCGCAGTAGAGCTGCTCGACCGCGTCCTGACCGTCGGCGGTGCCGGTGATCTCCCAGCCCACCAGCTCGATCCCGTCGACGGTGCGGGAGGGCAGCTCGGCGGGATCGCTCTGCTCGTCGAAGCCGAAGCCCATCCGGTCCGACTCCATCTCGCACGTCACCAGCGCATGCACGCCCGGGAGGGAGCCCTGGAACACCGCGAGCTCGCGTGGCGCCGACGAGAGCTCGTCGGCCGGCTCCTCGTCGCGGACGGTCACGTACTGCCCGGAGGCCGAAGGCACGGAACCGGGGGCGTCGACGATCCACCCCACGGGATGCTCGAGCGAGAACACCTCGTTGGAATGCGTCGCGAGCTCGACCGCGGGCGTCGTCGGCCCCGGCGCCGCGCCGCCGCCGGCACGGTCCCGCCACAGCACCACCCCGATCACGCCCGCCAGCACGGAGAGCAGGAGCAGGAGCACACAGCAAGCGCCGAGGAGCATCCACGGCGTGCGCGAGGTCCCTGAGGGAGACGGGCTCCCGGGCATGTTCACAGGCATGTTCTCAGGCATCCGCCCACCTCCAGCTGTCCAGGACCTCGCGCATCCGCGGTGACAGCTCGGTGCCGCCATGGCTCTCGACCACGATCTGCACCACCTCGTCGCCGACGTCTGCGCAGTACATCTCCCCCACCACGTCCTGCCCCTCGTGGGTGCCGAGCGTGCGGTGGGCGGGAAGCTCCCGCCCTCCGAGCTCGACCGGCTCGAGCTCCTCCGGGTCCCCGCTCTCGTCCCATCCGAAGCCCGTCCAGATCGCCTGGGTGCGGCAGGTCATCACGGCATGGAACTCGGAGGCGAAGAGGTAGACGGTGATGCTGTCCGCGGCGTTCTCGTCGAGGTCGGTGGGGTCCACGTCCGCGCTCGCGATCTGTGCGACCACGCCTGCGCCGGACTCGTTCGCGCGCTCGGTGAGATCCGCCCACTCCGCCGGATAGGAGAAGGAGAAGGCCTCGTGGGAGAACGTGACGGGCGGCGGAGTCGTCGGATCCGCGGGCTCGTCGGAAGCCACGGCCCCGGAGCGGCTGCCGATCACGTACATCGCACCGCCGCCGACGCCGAGGACCACGAGCACCACCAGGGTGAGCAGGCAGGCGCCGAGGAACCACAGCAGCGGGCCCGGCCGCCTGGTGCCCTGCACCTGCGGCCCGCTCTGCCCCTGCACTCCGCCCTGCATCGGCTGTCCCATCGCCTCCCCCTCCCGTTGGTCGCCCCGTCGTGCCCCCGCACCCGGCCGCGGCGCGGCCGGGTCACGCGCCATCGTACGGAGCCCGTCGGCCGCGCGGGCCCACCGTCGGCGGCGCGCCCACTAGTGTGGTGCTTCGCCGGACGACCGCGAACGACGCGACCCCGCACGACGCCTGGAGGAACCGATGCCCCTTAACGCCGCCCAGTTCACGCCGCAGGGCCCGGGAGTGGACTACGACCCCCACTGGTATCGCAAGGCCGTGTTCTACGAGGTGCTGGTGCGCGCCTTCGCCGACGGCAACGGTGACGGCACCGGCGACTTCTCCGGACTCATCGATCGTCTGGACTACCTGCAGTGGCTCGGCATCGACTGCCTGTGGCTGCCGCCCTTCTTCGCCTCCCCGCTGCGCGACGGAGGCTACGACATCTCCGACTACGAGGCGGTGCTGCCCGAGTTCGGCTCGATCACCGACTTCGAGCGTCTGGTCTCCGAGGCGCACCGGCGCGGGATCCGCGTGATCATCGACCTGCCGATGAACCACACCAGCGACAAGCACCCCTGGTTCCTCGAGTCCCGCTCGGACCCCGACGGCCCCTACGGCGACTTCTACGTCTGGTCCGACACGGACGAGAAGTACCAGGAGGCGCGCATCATCTTCGTGGACACCGAGGAGTCGAACTGGACCTTCGACCCGGTGCGCCGCCAGTTCTTCTGGCACCGCTTCTTCTCCCACCAGCCCGACCTGAACTTCGAGAACCCGGCCGTGCGGAAGGCCATGTTCGACGTGGTGAAGTTCTGGCTGGACAAGGGGATCGACGGCTTCCGCGCCGACGCGATCCCGTACCTCTACGAGGAGGAGGGGACCGACGGGGAGAACCTCCCGGCCACCCACGAGTTCCTCGCCGACCTGCGCCAGTACGTGGACGCGCACTGGCCCGGCCGCGTGATCATCGCCGAGGCGAACCAGTGGCCCGAGGACGTGGTGGAGTACTTCGGCTCCGAGGAGCGGCCCGAGTGCCACATGTGCTTCCACTTCCCGGTGATGCCGCGGCTGTTCTACGCCCTGCGCGAGGGCAGCGCCCGCCAGATCATCGACATCCTCGAGGACACCCCGGAGATCCCCGCCGGCGCCCAGTGGGGCACCTTCCTGCGCAACCACGACGAGCTGACCCTGGAGATGGTCAGCGGCGAGGACCGCTCGGCGATGCTGGGCTGGTACGCGCCGGACTCGCGGATGCGCGCGAACGTGGGCATCCGTCGGCGCCTGGCGCCGCTGCTGGACAACTCCCGCTCCGAGCTGGAGCTGATCCACGCGCTGCTGCTGTCCCTGCCGGGGTCGCCGTTCCTCTACTACGGGGACGAGATCGCGATGGGCGACAACATCTGGCTCGAGGACCGCGACGCGGTGCGCACCCCGATGCAGTGGACCCCGGACCGCAACGCCGGGTTCAGCGAGATCACCGACCCCGGCAAGCTGTACCTGCCGGTGATCCAGTCGCTCGTCTACCACTACACGACCACCAACGTGGAGGCGCACATGGCGCACTCCAGCTCCCTGCTGCACTTCGTGCGCTGGATGCTGGCGGTGCGCAAGGAGCACGACGCCTTCGGGCTGGGCGTCTACCGCAACGTCCCGGCGGACTCGGACCGGGTGCTGGCCTTCACCCGCACCTACGACGGCTCCGAGCACGGCGAGGAGGCGGAGCAGCACGCGGAGACGCTGCTGTGCGTGTTCAACCTGTCCGGCCAGCCGGTCACCGCGTCCCTGGAGCTCGGCGGCCTCGCCCGGCGCACGGTGCGGGACCTGTTCGGCGGGCACGAGTTCCCGGCGATCGGCGAGGACGGATCGCTGACCCTGACCCTCGGCGCGCACGGCTACTACTGGTTGAAGGTGCGCCCTCTGCACCCCGACGGCGAGCCGATGACGGTCACGACCGCCTTTCCGGTCATCTCGTCCGACGACGACTGAGCGCCGCACACACCCCCGCGCGCCGCGATCGGGATGATCGCCGTCGCCGCCGCGGCCGCGTTCCTCGCCACCTTCGACGAGACGTTCCTGAACGTCGCCCTCACCCCGATCATGGGGACCTTCAGGGTGGACGTCGCCTCGGTGCAGTGGCTGACCACCGGGTATCTGCTGGTCGCGGCCGTGTTCGTGCCGGTCGCGGGTGTCCTCTACCACCGCATCCCGACGCGGCCGCTGTTCGTCGCGGTGGTCGCGCTGATGGTGGCCGGCTCCGTGGTCGGGGCGCTCGCCCCGACCTTCACGGTGCTGCTGCTGGGGCGTCTGCTCCAGGCGGTCGGCACGGGACTGCTCACCCCGATCGGCATGAACATCACCCTCGCCGTCGCCCCGCGGGAGAAGCTGGGCCTGGCGATGGGGATCATGGCCGCGATGACCACCCTCGGCCCCTCGATGGCGATCGTCGTCTCCGGCGCGCTGCTGTCCGTCGCGCCGTGGACCACCCTGATGTGGGTGTTCGGCGGGCTCGCGCTCGCGGTGCTCCTCGCCGGGGCGCTGCTGCTGCGCACGGTCGCCGAGCTCGGCCGTCCCGTGCTCGACGTGCCGTCCTTCGTGCTGGTCGCGGTCGGTCTGGTGGGTCTGCTCTACGGCATATCCACCGCTTTCAGCGGCAGCGGCCTGGTCCCCGCCCTCAGCGCGCTCGCGGGGGTGCTCGCCCTGGCCGGCTTCGTCCTGCGCCAGCGCCGGGCCGCCCATTCCCTGCTGGACCTGCGCCCCTTCCGCTCGGCGCCGTTCGTGCTGGGCGTCTGCATGACCATGCTGGGGCTGCTGTTCGTGTTCGCGATGAACGTGGTCATCCCGCTGTTCCTGCAGTCCGCAAAGGGGCAGACCCCGATGGGCGCCTCCCTCACCCTCGTCCCCGGCATCCTGCTCACCGTCGTGCTCGGCCCGATCGCGGGTCGCCTGTTCGAGCGCCACGGCGGGCGGGTGATGATCCCGGCCGGCTTCACGATCATGGCCGTGTTCACGCTGGTGGTGGGCGTCGCCGCCGGGAACGAGTCGGTGCTGCTGCTCGGCGCGCTGTACATCCCCGCGGTGCTCGCGACCTCGCTCGTCATCGGCCCCTCGCAGACCTTCGGTCTGTCGCACCTCGGCCGTGAGGAGAGCCCCCACGGCGCCACTATCGTCTCGACCAGCTTCCAGATCGCCGGCTGCCTGGGCACCTCGCTCGGCGTGGGCGTCTACGGCGCGGTGACCGCGCTCGGCCTCGAGAGCGGGGCGGAGCAGGACGCCGCCGCGACCTCCGGCTTCCTCTCCGACGGCGACGTCATGCGCTATCTCGCCGCCGAGCACCCGAGCTCCACGAACATCTGGTCGTTCGCGACCGGGGAGTCCGAGGACCTCGACGAGGCGCTGCGCGACCTCGTGTCGCTGCCGGTGATGCGCCTGGCCGCCCGCGAGGTGGTCACGGTCGATGCCGACGCGTCGATCGCCGAGGCGGTCGCACTGCTCTCCGACCAGCACCTGAAGAAGGTGCCGGTGGTGGCGGGCGAGGACGGCCGGATGGTCGAGATCGTGAACCGCTCGGCGATCACCCGCCTGGCGCTCTCGCGCCATCTCGAGGCGCGCGCCGAGCTCGTGGATGCCTGAGGGGCGCCGGCCCCCGAGGCGCACAGTCGTCTGATGCGCACGGGCGTCTGATGCGTCACGGAGGCAGGGGGATCCGCCCGCGGCGGCTCCCCCTGCCTCCTGCGCACGCGGGCGGTGGCCGTTCGCGCAGGTCGATCGGGGGTGCGGGCGGCCGACGGGGGCCGTCGGCCGAGGCGTCCAGGGCCCCGCGCCGCCTGTCCTCTGTGACGCAGGGCATGGGGACTCCAAGGGGCGTGTGTCATTCTCGTGCCTCGGCATCGCGCGTCCCGGTGCGTGCCACGACCCCGCGTCCCGTGTGGAAGGGCCGGGCGGACCCGCGAGGAAGGGAGAGCACGGTGGCAGAGCACCGTTCGACGGCGCAGGAGGCGGAGGACCCGGGCACGAGCCCGGAGCGGCTCCTCGAGCTCACCGAGAAGCACCCTCAGCTGCACCGGCTGCTCGCGCTGAACCCATCGACCCCGGACGTCGCCCGGCAGTGGATCCTCGCGACGAACCCCTGGGCGAAGAAGGCCTACGAGCAGAGCACCGGCACCGCGGAGCCCGAGGTGACCCGCGGGACAGGCGATGCCGGTGCGAGCGAGGAGGCCGACGAGGGCGAGCCCACCCAGGCCCACGCCGTGGTGTTCGACGAGGATCCCTCGGAGGCCGACGAGGGCGAGCCCACGCAGGCCCAGCCGGCCGTGGTCGACGAGGACCCGGAGGAGGGCGAACCGACGCAGGCACACGCCGTGGTCGTCGACGATGACAACGCCGGATCGGCTGGGGAGCCGGCTGGCCGCCCTGACCCGTCGGCCGACGCGGACCCCGACAGCCCCACGGTCTGGGGCGACTACCCCGACGACCTGCTGTGGGGCGGCTCCGCCGCAGCCACCGCCGCAGCGGCCGGCGCAGGGGCCGCGCCGAGCAGGCCGGACGACTCCCCGACCATCGCCCGGCCCTCGGCCACGACGCCCCCGCCGGCCGCGCCCCTGGGGTCCGGGACCTCCCCCGCGGTCCCGGACGAGCACCGGGCCGGGTCCCCCGTCGTCCGGGTGTCCCCGCAGAGCGGGGTCGTCCCGCTCGGCGCCTCCGCCGCCAGTGCGGGCACCCCCGTCACCGCGCCTCAGCGGGTCGGAGCCGCGGGCGGCCCTGCGGCCGGCACCGCCACCGCGAGCACGGGAGCCCCCGTCACCGCGCCCCAGCGGGTGGGGTCCGCGGGCGCAGGTGCCGCGGGCGCCGGCGCGCCCTCCACCACCGCACCCCAGCAGCCGGTGCAGGAGGGCGACTCCTCCTCCAGCACGAAGAAGCTGCTGCTCGCCGCCGGCGGCTGCCTCGTGCTGGGGCTCGTGCTGCTGCTCGTGATCGCTCTGGCCGGGCGTGCGCTGTTCACCTCGGGCGAGGAGGAGTACGAGCGCGACAGCACCACCACCGCTGCCGAGGCCACCACCACCGAGGGCCCCACCTCCGAGGAGGCCACCACCGAGGAGGAGACCCCGTCCCAGGACCCCGTCTCCCCCGCCCCGGAGGACGCTCAGGACCTCGCGCAGGTCGTCTCCCCCACCGGGAACATCAGCTGCGTGCTGGGCGAGGACGGGGTGGGCTGCTCGGTCGTGGAGCGCAGCTTCGCCGGCGACCTCCAGGACTGCGACAGCGGCCCCTTCTCGATCCAGGTCGCGGACGGCGATGCGGCCATGGCCTGCGGCTCCTCGTTCCTCAGCGGCGAGGCGCAGACCCTCTCCTACGGCAGCAGCACCACCGTGGGCGACAGCGCCTGCACCAGCAGCTCCGAGGGTATGACCTGCTGGAACGTCATGACCGGCAAGGGCTTCAGCGTGAACCGCTCGGGATACGAGACGTTCTGACCCACGCTCCGTCGGGCCTCGAGGCTCCCGAACGACGAACAGGCCGCCATGGGCATCCATGGCGGCCTGTTCCCTATCGAGCTGGAGACGAGATTCGAACTCGCAACCACCTGTTTACAAGACAGGTGCGCTACCGTTGCGCCACTCCAGCGGGAGGGACCGGCCGCCGAGGCGACCGGTCCCCATGAGTGTAGAGGCTGAGGCCCGAGCGGGCCCGCTCAGGCGATCAGCCCTGGCCGCTGCCCGAGGCGCCGCCCGCGTCGGAGGCGGCGGACCCGCCCGCGGCGAGCACGGCCTCGCGCAGCGCCCCCTCGGTGCTCCACTGCTCGAACTGGGTGCCGTCGATCTCGATGTACGGGGTGCCGCCGCCGTTCTCCTCGCCGTACGGGTCCGCGACCTGGCGCACCCACGGCTGGTAGGTCTTCGCGCTCATGCAGGACTGCACGGAGTCCGAGGCGCCGGCCTCCTGGGCGTAGCCCCAGATCTCGTCGTCGGTGAGACCCGCGGTGCCCTCGGCGGGCTGGTTGGCGAACATCAGCTGCTGGAAGGGGAGGACGTTCTCGGGGTTGTCCTCGTACACGCACACCAGGGCGTTGGCGGCGCGGGAGGAGTAGTCGCCGGAGGTGGACTGGGTGTCCAGGAAGCGGCGCGGCACGAGGTGGATCGTGGCCTCCTGGTCGTTGACCATGGTCTCGAGGTCGGCACCGTTGATCTGCTCGAACTGGCCGCAGTAGGGGCACATGAAGTCGAGGTGGAGCTCCACCACGGGCTTCCCGGAGTCCTCGGGGGCGCCGAGCACAAGGTAGGGCTGGTCCTCGGCGACACCGGCCGGGGTGGCCACGGGGCCGGCGGGCTGCAGCGAGCGGTAGATGAACACGCCCGCGCCGGCGACGAGCACGAGCGCGACCACGGTGACCGCGGCGATGACGACGGTGCGGACGGTGCGCTGACGCTTGAGCTCCGCCTGCCGCTGCTTGCGCAGGGCCTCGCGCTGGGCTTCGCGGCGCTCCTGCGCCGACATGGAGGGACCGGACGCGGCCATGGGATCTCCTCGCCCCGCGAGGGGCAGCTGTCGATGATGGGGTCGAGGGGAGTTTATCGGTCCCGACCTGAGCGGGCCCGGGGCGCATGGCGCACCTCACGCGTGAAGTCCGCGATCGGGCTCAGCGCCTCCACACGGCGATGTCGGCCAGCCGCGGGCCGTCCGGGAACGGGAAGTAGTCGACCATCCCCTCCCGGGCCACGAGGGCGAAGACGATCGCGCCGAGCAGCAGCAGGAGCAGCACCAGCACGATCGCGCCCCACATCATGTCCGGGGCGGCGGCATCCATCATCCGATGCGCGCCGTTGCGGGTGGTCCGGCTGCCGAGCCCCACCCAGGTGATCAGCAGGGTGATGGCCATCGCGACCGCGAACGCGACCCCGTCGGGCGGAGGTGTGCCCTGGAGCAGCGTCCAGCCGGCGTCGAGGGCGACCCCCACCAGCAGTCCGAGCACGAGGGGCAGCACGGCCTGCAGCGCGATCTCGAGGAGGCCGAGCAGGAAGCGGAAGGGGCTGGCGAGCGCGGCGGCCGCGGTGGGCCCGGAGCCGGTCGCACCGCGCATCCGCTGCGCGGAGACGGCACGGTGCGTGCGCTCCCAGGCGCGGGCCACCGCGCCGAGCAGCAGCATCATCGCGAGCGCCACGTACGGGGCGAGCGCCGCGAGCGCCACGATCAGCACGTGCCCGAGCCACACCAGCAGCGGCCGACGGGGCGGTGGCGGCGCGCCCCACACTCCGGGCGCGATCATCTGGCCGGGGTGCTGACCGGGGTGCTGTCCCGGCATCTGCTGCGGTGCGATGCCCTGCCCCGGCCACTGCTGGGGGGTGTGCTGGACGGGCGCCTGCTGGACGGGCGCCTGCTGGACGGGGGCATGCTGCACCGGCGACTGCGGGGCCTGCGCCCGCGGCCAGGCCGGCTGCGCCGCCGGGCGGGGCGCGGGCTGGGCCCGCTGGACGGGGCCCTGCTGCACGGGGGCCTGCTGCACGGGGATCTGCCGGGTCGGGAAGCGGCTGCTGCGCTGCGGCGCGGCCGGGAACTGTGACTCGCCGTGCTGCACCCCTCCGTTCTGTGCAGTGCCGTGGTGGGAGGCGGCGGGCTGCCCGTATACCGGGCGCTGCGGGGGCAGCTGCTCCGTCGGCGGCTCCTGGGGGGTGTCCCGTCGGCCGACAGGGCCGTGCGGGGGCGGCACGGCCGGCATCGCCCGCGTGGGGTTCTGCACCACCGGGATCACCTCGGTGACGGGCACGTCCGGGGTGGAGATGCGGGGCAGCATCTCGGTGGGCTCCTCGCCGTCGTCGATCACGGGGAGCATCTCGGTCGCCCCCTCGGGCACGGGCCCCGCATCACCCGCGGCGTGTGCGGCACGCGCCTCGTCGGCCCGCACATCGTCGGCCCACGCCTCGTCAACCCACGCCTCGTCGGCCTCGTCGGCCGAGCCGGCAGCCGTCACACCCGCGAGCCCGGCCCCGCTCGCGACCCCGGCCCCACCCGCGACCCCGGCCCCACCGGCGAGGTCCGCCGTGCGGCCGTCCGCGCCCAGCGCCTCGGTGACTCCGGGATCGTCGTAGCGGGTGAGGTCCAGCTCTGCGAGTCGGACCAGCATCTCCTCGGGCTCGGGGCGCTCGGCCGGGTCGGCGCGCAGCGCGGAGCGCAGCCAGTCGGCGAGCTCGGTGGGCAGCCCCTCGACGTCCAGCTCCCCGCGCTCGGCGCGCAGGAACACCAGGTCCGCGCGCCCCGAGCCGAAGGGCTCGCGGCCGGTCGCGGCGAAGGAGAGCAGCGCCGCCCAGGACCACCAGTCGCCCTCCACGCCGGCGCGGTTCGTGCTGACCACCTCGGGGTCGAGATAGGCGGCGGTGCCCATCACGAGCCCGGTCGAGGTCAGGCGCGACTCCTCCGCGGCGATCGCGATGCCGAAGTCGATGATCACGGGGTCCAGCCGGTCCCCGTCGGGGTCGAAGCCCACGAGGTCCGCGTCCCGCGCGCCGCGCAGCAGGACGTTGCTGGGTTTGAGGTCGCGGTGGATCACCCCGGCGGCGTGGATGTCGCGCAGGGACTCCCCCATCGCCAGGCCGATCTCCCGCACCGCCTCGGGGTGCAGCCCGCCGTGGTCGCACACCGCGTCCTCGAGGGTGGGGCCGGGGATGAACTCGGTGACCACGAAGGCGTCGGGCGAGTCGAGCTCCGCATCCAGGATCCGCACGATCGAGTCGTTGCGGACCATCCGCTGGGCGGTCACCTCGCGCGAGAGCCGCTCGCGGGCGCGGGGGTCGTCGGCGATCTCGTGGCGCAGCAGCTTGATGGCCACGTCGTTCCCGTCGGCGTCCTGCGCCCGGTAGACGATCCCCATCCCGCCCGCGCCGATCCGGCCCAGGATCTGGTAGCCGGACTCCTCGGCGAGCGCGCGCAGGCGCGGGTCGGTGGTGACCGGCGAGCGTCGGGGCGTGCGGGACTCGGACATGTCCGCCATGCTACGAGGCCCCGCCCGGGAGCCGCGCTGCCTTCACGGCTCCCGCACAGGCTCCCCTCCAGCTCCCTCCGGGTGGGAAACCCCCTCCCCGCACCGGGCTCCGGCGTGAGACGATCCGAGCGCGGCGCGGTGGGCGCCGCCCCGGGGCTCCGTCCCGGCCCGCATGCCACGAGGGCACCACGAGGAAAGAGGCGCCATGCGCTCCACCCTGTTCGACGCCGCCAACCATGAGCGCCAGACCAACGAGAGGTGGGCGCTGCAGTCCTCCAAGATGCTGCGCTGCGCGCTGGGTCCGCAGTCGCCGGAGATCATCTCGTCGGCCGGGGCGATGGTCGCCTACCAAGGCCAGATGGACTTCGCCTACCAGGGCTCCGGCGGCGGCATGAAGCTGCTGAAGAAGATGGCCACCGGCGAGGGCGGGAACATGATGCGCACCCGCGGGCAGGGCGAGATCTTCTTCGCCCGCAGCAACAACGAGATCTTCCTGCTCCAGCTCGAGGGCGATGCGCTGACCCTGAACACGCGCAACATGCTCGCCTTCGACAGCTCCATCCAGTGGGACATCCGCTCGGTCGGCGGGGCGGGGATCATGGCCGGAGGACTGTTCAACCTGTTCCTGCAGGGCCACGGCATGGTCGCGGTCACGAGCGACGGCCCGCCGCTGCTGCTGGACTGCTCCCAGCAGCCCACCTTCGTGGACCCGCAGGCGGCGGTGTGCTGGTCGGCGAACCTGCAGCCGCAGATCAAGAACGACTTCAAGATGGGCTCGCTCATCGGTCGCGGCTCCGGGGAGTCCTTCCAGCTGGGCTTCCACGGCCCCGGCTTCGTGGTCGTCCAGCCCTCCGAGGGCCCGGTCGTCGCCGCGTCCGCCTGAGCGCTCGTCCAGCACCGGTCCGTCCGGTCGCGTCTACCATGGCCCGGTGACCATCTCACCCCCGCCGGCCCTGGTCGAGGAGCTCACCGCCCTCGGCCCCTCGGGCCGACGGCGGGCGGCGACGTCGGCCGCCGCCATGTTCGCGGCCGACGTCTCCACCGCCGCGCCCGTCATCGACCCCGTCCCCGTCGTGCTGGACGCCGAGTCCTGGTCGGAGCTGTCCGCCGGACTGCTCCAGCGCGTGCGCTTGCTGGACGCCCTGTACAAGGACCTGTACGGTCCGCGCACCGTGCTCGCCGGTGACATCGCCCCCGTCGGCGCCCTGCTGAGCGACCCCGCCTACCTGCGCCCCGCGGTGGGGATGCCGGCCCGCGGCGCCCACCACCTCTTCGCGGTCACCACGACCGTCTCCCGCACGGCCGACGGCGCCTGGGTGGTCCACGAGGACACCACCGACGTGCCCCGCGGCGCGGGGATCGCGCTCGAGCTGCGGCGGGTGCTCTCCCGCTCCGCGCCGACGCTGTACCGCTCCACCCCGGTGCGCCGACTGCACCCCTACTTCGACATGCTGCGCACGTCCCTGCACCACCGCACCCGCGCCGACGGCCGGCCCGGGCGCACCGTGGTGCTCGCCGACGACTCCGCGGAGCCGCTGACCGCCTTCGACCACAGCTGGCTGGCGAACCTGCTGGGCGCCCCGATGATCTCCGTCGGCGACCTGCGCACCGGCTCGGGCACCCTGACCCTGCGCCTGTCGGGCCTGGCCTCCGATCCGGGCGACTCCGTCGACGCGGTGCTGCGCCTGATCCCCTCGCAGCTGCTGGACCCGCTGGACCTCGGCCCCACCCCGCTCGGCGGGGTGACGGGACTTGTGGAGGCGGCCCGCTGCGGGGACGTCGAGCTTCTGAACCCGCTGGGGGCGGGCCTGCTGGAGAATGCGCAGCTGCGCGAGGCGCTGCCGGACCTGTGCCGGCAGATGCTCCACGAGGACCTGCTGCTGCGCCCCGCGGGCGGCGCGGAGCCCGCCGGCTGGCTCTGCACCGACCCCGCCGGCGGCGACGAGCTCGTGGAGCGGCCGGCGCGCCTGACCCTGCTGGTCATGGCCACCGAGGACGGTTACGAGGTGCTGCCCGGCGGCATCGCCCGCACCGCCGACGAGCACCCCGAGACGCTCAAGGACGTGTGGGTGACCGTCGCCGAGAGCGCCGCCGTGCCCGACGAGGAGCCGGTGCCACCGCGGGCCGCGGACCTGCCGGATCCCTCCCGCGCGGTCGTCTCCTCGTTCCCGGCGATGACGAGGTCGGTCGGCTCGGACCTGTTCTGGTTCGGTCGCTATCTCGAGCGGGTCGACTCCACCGCGCGCCTGCTGCGCACGATCCTGGACACCTCCAACGACCTGGGCTCCGAGCGGGGCCGCAGCGCCCGCACTGCCCGCACCGTGCTTCTGCGCACGGTGACCGAGGTGACCACCACCTATCCCGGCTTCCACGACATGGACCTGCAGGACCCCGAGTCGGTGGGCACCGAGATCCTCTCGCTGCTGACGGACCTGAGCCGCCCCGGCTCCCTCGCGCAGTCCTACGCCGCGCTCGCCCACACCACCCGCACGCTGCGCGAGCT
This genomic interval from Brachybacterium aquaticum contains the following:
- the treS gene encoding maltose alpha-D-glucosyltransferase, which codes for MPLNAAQFTPQGPGVDYDPHWYRKAVFYEVLVRAFADGNGDGTGDFSGLIDRLDYLQWLGIDCLWLPPFFASPLRDGGYDISDYEAVLPEFGSITDFERLVSEAHRRGIRVIIDLPMNHTSDKHPWFLESRSDPDGPYGDFYVWSDTDEKYQEARIIFVDTEESNWTFDPVRRQFFWHRFFSHQPDLNFENPAVRKAMFDVVKFWLDKGIDGFRADAIPYLYEEEGTDGENLPATHEFLADLRQYVDAHWPGRVIIAEANQWPEDVVEYFGSEERPECHMCFHFPVMPRLFYALREGSARQIIDILEDTPEIPAGAQWGTFLRNHDELTLEMVSGEDRSAMLGWYAPDSRMRANVGIRRRLAPLLDNSRSELELIHALLLSLPGSPFLYYGDEIAMGDNIWLEDRDAVRTPMQWTPDRNAGFSEITDPGKLYLPVIQSLVYHYTTTNVEAHMAHSSSLLHFVRWMLAVRKEHDAFGLGVYRNVPADSDRVLAFTRTYDGSEHGEEAEQHAETLLCVFNLSGQPVTASLELGGLARRTVRDLFGGHEFPAIGEDGSLTLTLGAHGYYWLKVRPLHPDGEPMTVTTAFPVISSDDD
- a CDS encoding MFS transporter, which translates into the protein MIAVAAAAAFLATFDETFLNVALTPIMGTFRVDVASVQWLTTGYLLVAAVFVPVAGVLYHRIPTRPLFVAVVALMVAGSVVGALAPTFTVLLLGRLLQAVGTGLLTPIGMNITLAVAPREKLGLAMGIMAAMTTLGPSMAIVVSGALLSVAPWTTLMWVFGGLALAVLLAGALLLRTVAELGRPVLDVPSFVLVAVGLVGLLYGISTAFSGSGLVPALSALAGVLALAGFVLRQRRAAHSLLDLRPFRSAPFVLGVCMTMLGLLFVFAMNVVIPLFLQSAKGQTPMGASLTLVPGILLTVVLGPIAGRLFERHGGRVMIPAGFTIMAVFTLVVGVAAGNESVLLLGALYIPAVLATSLVIGPSQTFGLSHLGREESPHGATIVSTSFQIAGCLGTSLGVGVYGAVTALGLESGAEQDAAATSGFLSDGDVMRYLAAEHPSSTNIWSFATGESEDLDEALRDLVSLPVMRLAAREVVTVDADASIAEAVALLSDQHLKKVPVVAGEDGRMVEIVNRSAITRLALSRHLEARAELVDA
- a CDS encoding variant leucine-rich repeat-containing protein; this translates as MAEHRSTAQEAEDPGTSPERLLELTEKHPQLHRLLALNPSTPDVARQWILATNPWAKKAYEQSTGTAEPEVTRGTGDAGASEEADEGEPTQAHAVVFDEDPSEADEGEPTQAQPAVVDEDPEEGEPTQAHAVVVDDDNAGSAGEPAGRPDPSADADPDSPTVWGDYPDDLLWGGSAAATAAAAGAGAAPSRPDDSPTIARPSATTPPPAAPLGSGTSPAVPDEHRAGSPVVRVSPQSGVVPLGASAASAGTPVTAPQRVGAAGGPAAGTATASTGAPVTAPQRVGSAGAGAAGAGAPSTTAPQQPVQEGDSSSSTKKLLLAAGGCLVLGLVLLLVIALAGRALFTSGEEEYERDSTTTAAEATTTEGPTSEEATTEEETPSQDPVSPAPEDAQDLAQVVSPTGNISCVLGEDGVGCSVVERSFAGDLQDCDSGPFSIQVADGDAAMACGSSFLSGEAQTLSYGSSTTVGDSACTSSSEGMTCWNVMTGKGFSVNRSGYETF
- a CDS encoding DsbA family protein gives rise to the protein MAASGPSMSAQERREAQREALRKQRQAELKRQRTVRTVVIAAVTVVALVLVAGAGVFIYRSLQPAGPVATPAGVAEDQPYLVLGAPEDSGKPVVELHLDFMCPYCGQFEQINGADLETMVNDQEATIHLVPRRFLDTQSTSGDYSSRAANALVCVYEDNPENVLPFQQLMFANQPAEGTAGLTDDEIWGYAQEAGASDSVQSCMSAKTYQPWVRQVADPYGEENGGGTPYIEIDGTQFEQWSTEGALREAVLAAGGSAASDAGGASGSGQG
- a CDS encoding serine/threonine-protein kinase, encoding MSESRTPRRSPVTTDPRLRALAEESGYQILGRIGAGGMGIVYRAQDADGNDVAIKLLRHEIADDPRARERLSREVTAQRMVRNDSIVRILDAELDSPDAFVVTEFIPGPTLEDAVCDHGGLHPEAVREIGLAMGESLRDIHAAGVIHRDLKPSNVLLRGARDADLVGFDPDGDRLDPVIIDFGIAIAAEESRLTSTGLVMGTAAYLDPEVVSTNRAGVEGDWWSWAALLSFAATGREPFGSGRADLVFLRAERGELDVEGLPTELADWLRSALRADPAERPEPEEMLVRLAELDLTRYDDPGVTEALGADGRTADLAGGAGVAGGAGVASGAGLAGVTAAGSADEADEAWVDEAWADDVRADEARAAHAAGDAGPVPEGATEMLPVIDDGEEPTEMLPRISTPDVPVTEVIPVVQNPTRAMPAVPPPHGPVGRRDTPQEPPTEQLPPQRPVYGQPAASHHGTAQNGGVQHGESQFPAAPQRSSRFPTRQIPVQQAPVQQGPVQRAQPAPRPAAQPAWPRAQAPQSPVQHAPVQQAPVQQAPVQHTPQQWPGQGIAPQQMPGQHPGQHPGQMIAPGVWGAPPPPRRPLLVWLGHVLIVALAALAPYVALAMMLLLGAVARAWERTHRAVSAQRMRGATGSGPTAAAALASPFRFLLGLLEIALQAVLPLVLGLLVGVALDAGWTLLQGTPPPDGVAFAVAMAITLLITWVGLGSRTTRNGAHRMMDAAAPDMMWGAIVLVLLLLLLGAIVFALVAREGMVDYFPFPDGPRLADIAVWRR
- a CDS encoding AIM24 family protein; the encoded protein is MRSTLFDAANHERQTNERWALQSSKMLRCALGPQSPEIISSAGAMVAYQGQMDFAYQGSGGGMKLLKKMATGEGGNMMRTRGQGEIFFARSNNEIFLLQLEGDALTLNTRNMLAFDSSIQWDIRSVGGAGIMAGGLFNLFLQGHGMVAVTSDGPPLLLDCSQQPTFVDPQAAVCWSANLQPQIKNDFKMGSLIGRGSGESFQLGFHGPGFVVVQPSEGPVVAASA